One Tunturibacter gelidoferens genomic region harbors:
- a CDS encoding MoaD/ThiS family protein: protein MSIKVTLPTAFVRHTDGRKQFNSAASNLPGLIADIDQTFPALSNQIKDQEGKLRRFINIYVNDEDIRFLGGEAYAFQDGDEIMLIPSIAGGSV from the coding sequence ATGTCTATCAAAGTCACTCTTCCGACTGCCTTCGTCCGCCACACCGATGGCCGCAAGCAATTCAACTCTGCGGCTTCCAACCTTCCCGGCCTCATCGCCGATATCGACCAGACCTTCCCCGCGCTCTCCAACCAGATCAAGGACCAAGAAGGAAAGCTCCGCCGCTTCATCAACATCTATGTCAACGACGAAGACATCCGCTTCCTGGGCGGAGAAGCCTACGCCTTCCAGGACGGCGATGAGATCATGCTCATCCCGTCGATCGCCGGTGGCAGCGTCTAA
- the thrC gene encoding threonine synthase — protein sequence MNYSCSRYELKCNECGKRFGNQPLSACPDCLAPLEIAYDLEAVRGIFTRENIAAGPANIWRYAALLPIPEGFEPDLPVGFTPLVRAKNLGKRIGASNLYIKNDAVCFPTLSFKDRVVSVALANAQKFGFEIVGCSSTGNLANSVAAQAARLGLKATILVPADLEPAKILNTLVYGARLIRIDGNYDHVNRLCTQIADEYTWGLVNVNLRPYYAEGSKTVGYEIAEQLGWRLPDNVVVPMAGGSLIRKIRKAFNELIYLGLVDEKPVRFFGAQASGCSPISVAVKEGTDYIEPQRPNTIARSLAIGNPADGPAAAKMIRSTGGWAEDVSDVEIVSGIQELAETEGIFTETAGGVTTAVTARLYADGRISPGEITVTCITGNGLKTTDALAHSYSHLNARAVRPRLADFDAYLRELDGITEPELATAGAL from the coding sequence ATGAACTATTCCTGTAGCCGATACGAACTGAAGTGCAACGAGTGCGGCAAGAGGTTTGGCAACCAACCCCTTTCCGCCTGCCCAGACTGCCTCGCCCCCCTTGAAATCGCCTATGACCTCGAGGCCGTTCGAGGCATCTTCACCAGGGAAAATATCGCAGCCGGCCCGGCCAACATCTGGCGTTACGCCGCTCTCCTCCCCATCCCCGAAGGCTTCGAGCCCGATCTCCCGGTAGGCTTCACCCCGCTCGTTCGCGCAAAGAATCTCGGCAAGCGCATCGGCGCTTCCAATCTCTACATCAAGAACGACGCCGTCTGCTTCCCGACTCTTAGCTTCAAAGATCGTGTCGTCTCTGTCGCGCTCGCCAATGCGCAGAAGTTCGGCTTCGAGATCGTCGGCTGTTCCTCGACCGGCAACCTCGCTAACTCCGTCGCCGCGCAGGCCGCCCGTCTCGGCCTCAAGGCCACCATCCTCGTCCCCGCCGACCTCGAACCCGCCAAGATTCTCAACACCCTGGTCTACGGTGCGCGCCTCATCCGCATCGACGGCAACTACGACCACGTCAACCGACTCTGCACTCAGATCGCCGACGAATACACATGGGGCCTGGTCAACGTAAACCTCCGCCCCTACTACGCGGAAGGTTCGAAGACCGTAGGATATGAGATTGCCGAACAACTGGGCTGGCGTCTCCCCGACAACGTCGTCGTCCCTATGGCCGGCGGCTCGCTCATCCGAAAAATTCGCAAGGCCTTCAACGAACTCATCTATCTCGGACTCGTCGACGAGAAACCCGTCCGCTTCTTCGGAGCGCAGGCCTCAGGCTGTTCACCCATCTCCGTCGCGGTCAAAGAGGGAACTGACTACATCGAACCGCAGCGCCCCAACACCATCGCCCGCTCTCTCGCCATCGGCAATCCAGCCGACGGCCCCGCCGCCGCGAAGATGATCCGCAGCACCGGCGGCTGGGCAGAGGATGTCTCCGACGTAGAGATCGTCTCCGGCATTCAGGAACTCGCCGAAACCGAAGGCATCTTCACCGAAACCGCCGGCGGCGTCACCACCGCAGTCACTGCGCGCCTCTATGCCGACGGTCGCATCTCCCCCGGCGAGATCACTGTGACCTGCATCACCGGCAACGGCCTCAAAACCACCGACGCCCTCGCCCACAGCTACTCGCATCTTAACGCCCGCGCCGTACGACCGCGCCTCGCAGACTTCGACGCTTACCTCCGCGAACTCGACGGAATCACAGAGCCAGAACTGGCCACCGCAGGAGCCCTCTAA